One region of Serinus canaria isolate serCan28SL12 chromosome 25, serCan2020, whole genome shotgun sequence genomic DNA includes:
- the LOC115484316 gene encoding zinc finger protein 239-like yields the protein MFCFRVRYPHHGLCLELCKFYRCKQAELGVRGRGNQPNSCPGKRPRLGLMEEEEKPKRSCKRRGCKPSPGSCEELRAPLSHKGSRRSSWSSELMEKPHGREKPHKCLECGKVFSYSSNLTTHQRIHTGERPYKCGECGKSFRQSSGLIQHQVIHTGVRPYKCGDCWKSFRDSSDLIRHQMIHTGEKPYECGECGKSFNQRSHLIQHQRIHTGEKPYTCLECGKSYGWSSDLRKHQRTHTGEKPYECPECGKRFQISSTLLRHERIHTEERPFRCSDCGKGFTRKFALVSHQRIHSRERS from the exons ATGTTCTGTTTCAGAGTCAGATATCCTCACCATGGGCTCTGCCTTGAGCTGTGCAAATTCTATCGGTGCAAGCAGGCAGAGCTTGGGGTGAGGGGCAGAGGGAATCAGCCCAATTCTTGCCCAGGCAAGAGACCCAG GCTTGGCttgatggaggaggaggaaaagcccAAGAGATCCTGCAAGAGGAGGGgctgcaaacccagcccagggagctgtgaggaGCTAAGAGCCCCCCTGAGCCACAAAGGCAGCCGGAGATCCAGCTGGAGCTCGGAGCTGATGGAGAAGCCTCATGGCAGGGAGAAGCCACACAAGTGCTTGGAATGTGGGAAGGTTTTCAGCTACAGCTCCAACCTGACCACGCACCAAaggatccacactggggaacgGCCCTACaagtgtggggagtgtgggaagagcttcagacAGAGTTCTGGCCTAATTCAGCACCAGGTGATCCACACTGGGGTACGGCCCTACAAATGTGGGGATTGTTGGAAGAGCTTCAGAGACAGCTCTGACCTGATCCGGCACCAGATGATCCACACTGGCGAAAAGCCCTATGAatgtggggaatgtgggaagagcttcaaCCAGAGATCCCACCTAATCCAGCACCAgaggatccacactggggaaaaGCCCTACACCTGcttggaatgtgggaagagTTATGGGTGGAGCTCGGACCTGAGAAAACACCAGCGCACCCACACTGGGGAGAAACCCTACGAGTGTCCTGAGTGTGGGAAGAGGTTTCAGATCAGCTCCACTCTCCTCAGACATGAGCGAATTCACACAGAGGAGCGGCCCTTCCGCTGCTCCgactgtgggaagggcttcacCCGCAAATTCGCCCTTGTCTCCCACCAGCGCATCCACTCCAGGGAGAGGTCCTAa